The Hahella sp. HNIBRBA332 genome window below encodes:
- a CDS encoding DapH/DapD/GlmU-related protein: MSTFSGAALRARIKHSDSMAASALRAVYFGIRRFQFPCIRVLHKPMYLIHRSLSSMLENLSRIVYWTPLFQSRLESPARGLYLYSGMPLVTGALSVQMGADCRVSGLATFSGRTSSTSTPRLIVGDNVDIGWQTTIAVGSEVILGDNVRIAGRAFLAGYPGHPLDASARAAGKPETDDQVGSIILEDNVWLATGVSVMAGVRIGRNTIVAAGSVVTRDLPANVLAGGVPARVLRTLTEEE, from the coding sequence ATGAGCACATTCTCCGGGGCGGCATTAAGAGCCCGCATCAAACACAGCGACTCCATGGCGGCGAGCGCACTGCGCGCCGTCTATTTCGGCATTCGCCGTTTTCAATTTCCATGCATTCGCGTTCTGCACAAACCGATGTACCTGATTCATCGCAGTTTGAGCAGCATGCTGGAAAACCTGTCGCGCATTGTTTACTGGACGCCCCTGTTTCAATCCCGTCTGGAGTCCCCCGCGCGCGGTCTTTATTTATATTCAGGCATGCCCCTGGTCACCGGGGCGCTGAGCGTACAGATGGGCGCCGACTGTCGTGTCTCAGGACTCGCAACGTTCTCGGGCAGGACCTCTTCTACCAGCACGCCCCGGCTGATTGTCGGCGACAACGTGGATATCGGCTGGCAAACCACTATCGCCGTGGGCTCTGAAGTCATTCTGGGGGACAACGTGCGCATCGCCGGACGCGCTTTCCTGGCGGGCTATCCCGGTCATCCTCTGGACGCGTCGGCGCGCGCCGCCGGCAAGCCGGAAACCGACGACCAGGTCGGCTCGATCATATTGGAGGACAACGTCTGGCTCGCCACTGGCGTCAGCGTTATGGCGGGGGTCCGCATCGGCCGCAACACCATTGTGGCCGCCGGCAGCGTGGTCACCCGCGATCTGCCTGCCAACGTGCTGGCGGGGGGCGTCCCAGCTCGGGTGCTGAGAACCCTGACGGAGGAGGAATGA
- a CDS encoding glycosyltransferase, whose amino-acid sequence MMNATQKPQLIVFGEDWGAHPSSTQHLIRHISDDYEIIWVNSIGLRRPRLTMHDLLRLYRKLISRFSAGAPRTVQKIAQDAAPCRLINPLVIPLFGSRLIRKLNAALLKRQITPYIRKDGAPILWSSLPSMADLAGRLGERGVVYYCGDDFRSLAGVDHAPIAAMESELAGKADKIFVASEALGSRFAPGKTEWLPHGVDYRLFSSPQPRPRDLPAEGPVAGFYGSVSEWFDVELISHCARALPHWTFVVIGPVQTDVAPLRRLDNVRLLGPRPHHELPAYAQHWRASLLPFRRNGQIMACNPLKLREYMAAGASIVSTRFPAVESYGHLVRIADCTEDFVDALRQIEACPFHASANQLRQTAAQESWSRRAQTVKHCLKQFAHSAAQLDAKCEQPDKALHSPLI is encoded by the coding sequence ATGATGAACGCCACGCAAAAGCCGCAACTGATTGTTTTCGGCGAAGACTGGGGCGCGCACCCCAGCAGCACTCAGCATCTGATCCGCCATATCAGCGACGACTACGAGATTATCTGGGTTAACTCCATCGGACTGCGCCGCCCGCGCCTGACCATGCATGATCTGCTGCGCCTGTATCGCAAGCTGATCTCCCGTTTCAGCGCCGGCGCGCCGCGTACAGTCCAGAAGATCGCCCAGGACGCCGCCCCTTGTCGTCTGATCAATCCGTTGGTGATTCCTCTGTTCGGATCGCGATTGATCAGAAAGCTCAACGCAGCGCTACTCAAACGCCAGATAACGCCTTATATCCGCAAAGACGGTGCGCCGATTTTATGGTCTTCTCTGCCGTCAATGGCGGATCTGGCAGGACGTCTCGGCGAACGTGGCGTGGTTTACTATTGCGGCGACGATTTCCGTAGTCTGGCGGGAGTGGATCACGCTCCTATCGCGGCCATGGAGTCCGAGTTGGCGGGCAAGGCGGACAAAATCTTCGTCGCCAGTGAAGCCCTGGGGAGTCGCTTCGCCCCCGGCAAAACCGAGTGGCTGCCTCACGGCGTGGACTACCGTCTGTTCAGCTCACCCCAGCCTCGACCGCGGGATCTGCCGGCGGAAGGCCCGGTGGCGGGGTTCTACGGTTCGGTGTCGGAGTGGTTCGATGTGGAGTTGATAAGCCATTGCGCCCGCGCCCTGCCCCACTGGACTTTTGTAGTCATCGGCCCCGTTCAGACTGACGTGGCGCCGTTGCGCCGTCTCGACAATGTACGCCTGTTGGGACCACGCCCGCATCACGAATTACCCGCCTATGCGCAACACTGGCGGGCCTCTTTGCTGCCGTTCCGACGCAACGGCCAGATCATGGCCTGCAACCCGCTCAAGCTGCGGGAATATATGGCGGCGGGCGCCAGCATCGTCTCCACCCGCTTTCCAGCGGTGGAAAGTTACGGTCATCTGGTGCGTATCGCCGATTGCACCGAAGACTTTGTCGACGCGTTGCGACAAATCGAAGCCTGCCCTTTCCACGCCAGCGCCAATCAACTCAGACAAACCGCCGCGCAGGAATCCTGGTCGCGCCGGGCGCAAACCGTCAAACACTGCCTGAAGCAATTTGCGCATAGCGCCGCACAGCTCGACGCAAAATGCGAACAGCCAGACAAGGCGCTTCATAGCCCGTTGATTTAA